From the Osmerus eperlanus chromosome 19, fOsmEpe2.1, whole genome shotgun sequence genome, one window contains:
- the gig2o gene encoding grass carp reovirus (GCRV)-induced gene 2o, with the protein MLPTEISSWCKFVEMEINFSGWEAVEEKSGLRTAQEPTSGRVYTMFHGTYLKYAEDIIDNGFQRSRDGLLGAGVYVSRNIDKAKCYPQHTDKKDAVVFKLNVRVGKVKKIDCDNHPLQKTWHVEYDCAWVPPNSGITSIKSGREEDCVWDPARIEVVDIACCIDDETRHKLRRQIKTKKRAEEGSGCICRQASSTGPHPLQNCWKCNKQICPFQKKHKCPNLC; encoded by the coding sequence ATGTTGCCCACAGAAATATCGTCTTGGTGTAAGTTTGTCGAGATGGAAATCAATTTCTCCGGTTGGGAAGCGGTGGAAGAGAAGAGTGGACTGCGTACTGCTCAGGAGCCCACATCAGGGCGCGTGTACACCATGTTTCACGGTACATATCTGAAATATGCTGAGGATATAATCGACAACGGTTTTCAACGGTCCCGAGATGGACTGTTGGGAGCGGGTGTCTACGTGAGTCGCAACATCGATAAGGCAAAGTGCTACCCGCAACACACTGACAAAAAAGATGCCGTGGTGTTCAAATTAAATGTGAGGGTGGGCAAAGTAAAGAAAATTGACTGCGATAACCATCCACTCCAGAAAACATGGCATGTGGAGTATGATTGTGCCTGGGTGCCTCCCAATAGTGGAATCACTTCCATCAAGTCAGGACGTgaagaggactgtgtgtgggatCCGGCCAGGATTGAAGTTGTGGATATTGCTTGCTGCATTGATGATGAGACCCGCCACAAGCTGCGGCGTCAGATTAAAACGAAGAAAAgggcagaggaagggtcagGATGTATTTGCCGTCAGGCGTCTTCCACCGGACCTCACCCTCTCCAAAACTGCTGGAAATGCAATAAGCAAATTTGCCCCTTTCAGAAAAAGCACAAGTGTCCTAATTTGTGTTAG
- the ccdc61 gene encoding centrosomal protein CCDC61 isoform X4, translated as MEVGSTVLEDIVFRGVEFSVKIELEERILVVEISDPMTADQWRGEFDPAYIEDLTRKTGNFKQFPIFCSMLESAVRKTSESVTLDLLTYADLELLRNRKAGVVGRPRGQQQSPALSAKRYLILIYTVEFDRIHYPLPLPYQGKPDPAALQKEIRVLRAELNALTNHGGHKPAETEICRLRAELGLVKEEKEALAVALERLRVVGAAATPGGGARGLRDVVRGLEEQLVRERAKTQRSASKRGQEQRFLVEQLEELRASERSLRIRVKSLTNELALLRRGLTPTLSGRSNSRGDGDIRRSLSRERSVGRVVVRARSGSRERIEDRGRRSEDRGRRADSSGPLAHIRRPSPSPTGLPAPRFDPTAYIQDRQRRQREAELKSQRKVRRDMLASPVVLERGRSRSREAYQQVRTGSTGRGRSVSVESRRSRQSSENSLADMDELAQPLTSRGRKQTYNGPTMPRGRLGNRKPLCSTPTYRMRPEKESSLDAGTDLTEIDARLQALQDYMRDLDTGH; from the exons ATGGAGGTGGGCTCTACGGTGTTGGAGGATATTGTTTTCCGAGGAGTGGAGTTTTCCGTCAAGATAGAGCTCGAGGAGAGGATACTGGTTGTCGAAATTTCGGACCCAATGACAGCTGATCAATGGAGAGGAGAATTTGACCCTGCAT ATATTGAGGACCTGACTCGCAAAACTGGCAACTTCAAGCAGTTTCCCATCTTTTGCAGCATGTTGGAGTCTGCAGTCAGAAAG ACCAGCGAGTCGGTGACCCTTGACCTTTTGACCTACGCTGACCTGGAGCTCCTGCGCAACAGGAAGGCTGGAGTCGTAGGTCGTCCCCGTGGCCAGCAACAGTCTCCTGCCCTGAGTGCTAAAAGATACCTCATCCTCATTTACACAGTGGAGTTTGACAG GATCCACTACCCGCTCCCCCTGCCCTACCAGGGCAAGCCTgaccctgcagccctgcagaaGGAGATCCGCGTCTTGAGGGCTGAGCTCAACGCACTCACCAATCACGGAGGTCACAAACCAGCGGAAACAGAGATTTGTCGTCTACGGGCAGA ACTGGGTCTGgtgaaagaggagaaggaggccctTGCCGTGGCCCTGGAGAGGCTGCGGGTGGTTGGGGCGGCTGCCACCCCTGGCGGAGGGGCCCGTGGGCTCCGGGACGTGGTGAGGGGCCTGGAGGAGCAGCTGGTCAGGGAGAGGGCCAAGACCCAACGCTCGGCGAGTAAACGAGGCCAGGAGCAGCGCTTTCTGGTGGAGCAG TTGGAGGAGCTGAGGGCATCGGAACGCTCTCTCCGGATCCGTGTGAAGAGTTTGACAAACGAGCTGGCCTTGCTACGGAGAGG GTTGACTCCGACCCTCTCGGGGCGCAGTAACTCCCGCGGGGACGGGGACATCCGACGTTCGCTTTCCCGCGAGCGGAGCGTGGGCCGCGTGGTGGTCAGGGCTCGTTCGGGGTCGAGGGAGCGGATAGAGGACAGGGGTCGGAGGTCGGAGGACCGGGGGCGGAGGGCGGACTCCTCGGGGCCTCTCGCCCACATCCGCAGACCATCACCGTCTCCCAcag GATTGCCGGCACCGCGTTTCGACCCCACCGCCTACATCCAGGACAGACAgcgcagacagagagaagcagagctcAAAAG CCAGAGGAAGGTCCGGAGGGACATGCTGGCATCTCCGGTTGTCCTAGAGAGAGGGCGCTCCCGCTCCAGAGAGGCCTATCAGCAGGTCCGGACGGGCAGCacgggaagagggaggagcgtgtctgtggagagcaggaggagcagacagTCTTCTGAGAACTCCTTAGCAGACATGGATGAGTTGGcccagcctctcacctccaG AGGGAGGAAGCAGACGTATAATGGCCCTACAATG CCCAGAGGAAGACTTGGGAACAGGAAGCCACTATGCAGCACTCCCACTTACAGGATGCGACCCGAGAAAG agagCTCCTTGGATGCAGGGACCGATCTCACTGAGATTGATGCCAGACTGCAGGCTCTCCAGGACTACATGAGGGACCTGGACACAGGACACTAA
- the ccdc61 gene encoding centrosomal protein CCDC61 isoform X3 encodes MEVGSTVLEDIVFRGVEFSVKIELEERILVVEISDPMTADQWRGEFDPAYIEDLTRKTGNFKQFPIFCSMLESAVRKTSESVTLDLLTYADLELLRNRKAGVVGRPRGQQQSPALSAKRYLILIYTVEFDRIHYPLPLPYQGKPDPAALQKEIRVLRAELNALTNHGGHKPAETEICRLRAELGLVKEEKEALAVALERLRVVGAAATPGGGARGLRDVVRGLEEQLVRERAKTQRSASKRGQEQRFLVEQLEELRASERSLRIRVKSLTNELALLRRGRLTPTLSGRSNSRGDGDIRRSLSRERSVGRVVVRARSGSRERIEDRGRRSEDRGRRADSSGPLAHIRRPSPSPTGLPAPRFDPTAYIQDRQRRQREAELKSQRKVRRDMLASPVVLERGRSRSREAYQQVRTGSTGRGRSVSVESRRSRQSSENSLADMDELAQPLTSRGRKQTYNGPTMPRGRLGNRKPLCSTPTYRMRPEKESSLDAGTDLTEIDARLQALQDYMRDLDTGH; translated from the exons ATGGAGGTGGGCTCTACGGTGTTGGAGGATATTGTTTTCCGAGGAGTGGAGTTTTCCGTCAAGATAGAGCTCGAGGAGAGGATACTGGTTGTCGAAATTTCGGACCCAATGACAGCTGATCAATGGAGAGGAGAATTTGACCCTGCAT ATATTGAGGACCTGACTCGCAAAACTGGCAACTTCAAGCAGTTTCCCATCTTTTGCAGCATGTTGGAGTCTGCAGTCAGAAAG ACCAGCGAGTCGGTGACCCTTGACCTTTTGACCTACGCTGACCTGGAGCTCCTGCGCAACAGGAAGGCTGGAGTCGTAGGTCGTCCCCGTGGCCAGCAACAGTCTCCTGCCCTGAGTGCTAAAAGATACCTCATCCTCATTTACACAGTGGAGTTTGACAG GATCCACTACCCGCTCCCCCTGCCCTACCAGGGCAAGCCTgaccctgcagccctgcagaaGGAGATCCGCGTCTTGAGGGCTGAGCTCAACGCACTCACCAATCACGGAGGTCACAAACCAGCGGAAACAGAGATTTGTCGTCTACGGGCAGA ACTGGGTCTGgtgaaagaggagaaggaggccctTGCCGTGGCCCTGGAGAGGCTGCGGGTGGTTGGGGCGGCTGCCACCCCTGGCGGAGGGGCCCGTGGGCTCCGGGACGTGGTGAGGGGCCTGGAGGAGCAGCTGGTCAGGGAGAGGGCCAAGACCCAACGCTCGGCGAGTAAACGAGGCCAGGAGCAGCGCTTTCTGGTGGAGCAG TTGGAGGAGCTGAGGGCATCGGAACGCTCTCTCCGGATCCGTGTGAAGAGTTTGACAAACGAGCTGGCCTTGCTACGGAGAGG CAGGTTGACTCCGACCCTCTCGGGGCGCAGTAACTCCCGCGGGGACGGGGACATCCGACGTTCGCTTTCCCGCGAGCGGAGCGTGGGCCGCGTGGTGGTCAGGGCTCGTTCGGGGTCGAGGGAGCGGATAGAGGACAGGGGTCGGAGGTCGGAGGACCGGGGGCGGAGGGCGGACTCCTCGGGGCCTCTCGCCCACATCCGCAGACCATCACCGTCTCCCAcag GATTGCCGGCACCGCGTTTCGACCCCACCGCCTACATCCAGGACAGACAgcgcagacagagagaagcagagctcAAAAG CCAGAGGAAGGTCCGGAGGGACATGCTGGCATCTCCGGTTGTCCTAGAGAGAGGGCGCTCCCGCTCCAGAGAGGCCTATCAGCAGGTCCGGACGGGCAGCacgggaagagggaggagcgtgtctgtggagagcaggaggagcagacagTCTTCTGAGAACTCCTTAGCAGACATGGATGAGTTGGcccagcctctcacctccaG AGGGAGGAAGCAGACGTATAATGGCCCTACAATG CCCAGAGGAAGACTTGGGAACAGGAAGCCACTATGCAGCACTCCCACTTACAGGATGCGACCCGAGAAAG agagCTCCTTGGATGCAGGGACCGATCTCACTGAGATTGATGCCAGACTGCAGGCTCTCCAGGACTACATGAGGGACCTGGACACAGGACACTAA
- the ccdc61 gene encoding centrosomal protein CCDC61 isoform X2 produces the protein MEVGSTVLEDIVFRGVEFSVKIELEERILVVEISDPMTADQWRGEFDPAYIEDLTRKTGNFKQFPIFCSMLESAVRKTSESVTLDLLTYADLELLRNRKAGVVGRPRGQQQSPALSAKRYLILIYTVEFDRIHYPLPLPYQGKPDPAALQKEIRVLRAELNALTNHGGHKPAETEICRLRAELGLVKEEKEALAVALERLRVVGAAATPGGGARGLRDVVRGLEEQLVRERAKTQRSASKRGQEQRFLVEQLEELRASERSLRIRVKSLTNELALLRRGLDNLSMLTPTLSGRSNSRGDGDIRRSLSRERSVGRVVVRARSGSRERIEDRGRRSEDRGRRADSSGPLAHIRRPSPSPTGLPAPRFDPTAYIQDRQRRQREAELKSQRKVRRDMLASPVVLERGRSRSREAYQQVRTGSTGRGRSVSVESRRSRQSSENSLADMDELAQPLTSRGRKQTYNGPTMPRGRLGNRKPLCSTPTYRMRPEKESSLDAGTDLTEIDARLQALQDYMRDLDTGH, from the exons ATGGAGGTGGGCTCTACGGTGTTGGAGGATATTGTTTTCCGAGGAGTGGAGTTTTCCGTCAAGATAGAGCTCGAGGAGAGGATACTGGTTGTCGAAATTTCGGACCCAATGACAGCTGATCAATGGAGAGGAGAATTTGACCCTGCAT ATATTGAGGACCTGACTCGCAAAACTGGCAACTTCAAGCAGTTTCCCATCTTTTGCAGCATGTTGGAGTCTGCAGTCAGAAAG ACCAGCGAGTCGGTGACCCTTGACCTTTTGACCTACGCTGACCTGGAGCTCCTGCGCAACAGGAAGGCTGGAGTCGTAGGTCGTCCCCGTGGCCAGCAACAGTCTCCTGCCCTGAGTGCTAAAAGATACCTCATCCTCATTTACACAGTGGAGTTTGACAG GATCCACTACCCGCTCCCCCTGCCCTACCAGGGCAAGCCTgaccctgcagccctgcagaaGGAGATCCGCGTCTTGAGGGCTGAGCTCAACGCACTCACCAATCACGGAGGTCACAAACCAGCGGAAACAGAGATTTGTCGTCTACGGGCAGA ACTGGGTCTGgtgaaagaggagaaggaggccctTGCCGTGGCCCTGGAGAGGCTGCGGGTGGTTGGGGCGGCTGCCACCCCTGGCGGAGGGGCCCGTGGGCTCCGGGACGTGGTGAGGGGCCTGGAGGAGCAGCTGGTCAGGGAGAGGGCCAAGACCCAACGCTCGGCGAGTAAACGAGGCCAGGAGCAGCGCTTTCTGGTGGAGCAG TTGGAGGAGCTGAGGGCATCGGAACGCTCTCTCCGGATCCGTGTGAAGAGTTTGACAAACGAGCTGGCCTTGCTACGGAGAGGGTTAGACAATCTAAGCAT GTTGACTCCGACCCTCTCGGGGCGCAGTAACTCCCGCGGGGACGGGGACATCCGACGTTCGCTTTCCCGCGAGCGGAGCGTGGGCCGCGTGGTGGTCAGGGCTCGTTCGGGGTCGAGGGAGCGGATAGAGGACAGGGGTCGGAGGTCGGAGGACCGGGGGCGGAGGGCGGACTCCTCGGGGCCTCTCGCCCACATCCGCAGACCATCACCGTCTCCCAcag GATTGCCGGCACCGCGTTTCGACCCCACCGCCTACATCCAGGACAGACAgcgcagacagagagaagcagagctcAAAAG CCAGAGGAAGGTCCGGAGGGACATGCTGGCATCTCCGGTTGTCCTAGAGAGAGGGCGCTCCCGCTCCAGAGAGGCCTATCAGCAGGTCCGGACGGGCAGCacgggaagagggaggagcgtgtctgtggagagcaggaggagcagacagTCTTCTGAGAACTCCTTAGCAGACATGGATGAGTTGGcccagcctctcacctccaG AGGGAGGAAGCAGACGTATAATGGCCCTACAATG CCCAGAGGAAGACTTGGGAACAGGAAGCCACTATGCAGCACTCCCACTTACAGGATGCGACCCGAGAAAG agagCTCCTTGGATGCAGGGACCGATCTCACTGAGATTGATGCCAGACTGCAGGCTCTCCAGGACTACATGAGGGACCTGGACACAGGACACTAA
- the ccdc61 gene encoding centrosomal protein CCDC61 isoform X1, with amino-acid sequence MEVGSTVLEDIVFRGVEFSVKIELEERILVVEISDPMTADQWRGEFDPAYIEDLTRKTGNFKQFPIFCSMLESAVRKTSESVTLDLLTYADLELLRNRKAGVVGRPRGQQQSPALSAKRYLILIYTVEFDRIHYPLPLPYQGKPDPAALQKEIRVLRAELNALTNHGGHKPAETEICRLRAELGLVKEEKEALAVALERLRVVGAAATPGGGARGLRDVVRGLEEQLVRERAKTQRSASKRGQEQRFLVEQLEELRASERSLRIRVKSLTNELALLRRGLDNLSIRLTPTLSGRSNSRGDGDIRRSLSRERSVGRVVVRARSGSRERIEDRGRRSEDRGRRADSSGPLAHIRRPSPSPTGLPAPRFDPTAYIQDRQRRQREAELKSQRKVRRDMLASPVVLERGRSRSREAYQQVRTGSTGRGRSVSVESRRSRQSSENSLADMDELAQPLTSRGRKQTYNGPTMPRGRLGNRKPLCSTPTYRMRPEKESSLDAGTDLTEIDARLQALQDYMRDLDTGH; translated from the exons ATGGAGGTGGGCTCTACGGTGTTGGAGGATATTGTTTTCCGAGGAGTGGAGTTTTCCGTCAAGATAGAGCTCGAGGAGAGGATACTGGTTGTCGAAATTTCGGACCCAATGACAGCTGATCAATGGAGAGGAGAATTTGACCCTGCAT ATATTGAGGACCTGACTCGCAAAACTGGCAACTTCAAGCAGTTTCCCATCTTTTGCAGCATGTTGGAGTCTGCAGTCAGAAAG ACCAGCGAGTCGGTGACCCTTGACCTTTTGACCTACGCTGACCTGGAGCTCCTGCGCAACAGGAAGGCTGGAGTCGTAGGTCGTCCCCGTGGCCAGCAACAGTCTCCTGCCCTGAGTGCTAAAAGATACCTCATCCTCATTTACACAGTGGAGTTTGACAG GATCCACTACCCGCTCCCCCTGCCCTACCAGGGCAAGCCTgaccctgcagccctgcagaaGGAGATCCGCGTCTTGAGGGCTGAGCTCAACGCACTCACCAATCACGGAGGTCACAAACCAGCGGAAACAGAGATTTGTCGTCTACGGGCAGA ACTGGGTCTGgtgaaagaggagaaggaggccctTGCCGTGGCCCTGGAGAGGCTGCGGGTGGTTGGGGCGGCTGCCACCCCTGGCGGAGGGGCCCGTGGGCTCCGGGACGTGGTGAGGGGCCTGGAGGAGCAGCTGGTCAGGGAGAGGGCCAAGACCCAACGCTCGGCGAGTAAACGAGGCCAGGAGCAGCGCTTTCTGGTGGAGCAG TTGGAGGAGCTGAGGGCATCGGAACGCTCTCTCCGGATCCGTGTGAAGAGTTTGACAAACGAGCTGGCCTTGCTACGGAGAGGGTTAGACAATCTAAGCAT CAGGTTGACTCCGACCCTCTCGGGGCGCAGTAACTCCCGCGGGGACGGGGACATCCGACGTTCGCTTTCCCGCGAGCGGAGCGTGGGCCGCGTGGTGGTCAGGGCTCGTTCGGGGTCGAGGGAGCGGATAGAGGACAGGGGTCGGAGGTCGGAGGACCGGGGGCGGAGGGCGGACTCCTCGGGGCCTCTCGCCCACATCCGCAGACCATCACCGTCTCCCAcag GATTGCCGGCACCGCGTTTCGACCCCACCGCCTACATCCAGGACAGACAgcgcagacagagagaagcagagctcAAAAG CCAGAGGAAGGTCCGGAGGGACATGCTGGCATCTCCGGTTGTCCTAGAGAGAGGGCGCTCCCGCTCCAGAGAGGCCTATCAGCAGGTCCGGACGGGCAGCacgggaagagggaggagcgtgtctgtggagagcaggaggagcagacagTCTTCTGAGAACTCCTTAGCAGACATGGATGAGTTGGcccagcctctcacctccaG AGGGAGGAAGCAGACGTATAATGGCCCTACAATG CCCAGAGGAAGACTTGGGAACAGGAAGCCACTATGCAGCACTCCCACTTACAGGATGCGACCCGAGAAAG agagCTCCTTGGATGCAGGGACCGATCTCACTGAGATTGATGCCAGACTGCAGGCTCTCCAGGACTACATGAGGGACCTGGACACAGGACACTAA